The Pseudobythopirellula maris genome has a window encoding:
- a CDS encoding DNA methyltransferase, with amino-acid sequence MYRYVNPRKAEWPAADYVVGNPPFIGGWMIRQANGDGYVEALWSVHDLPEKADYVMYWWDKAAALTREGKLQRFGFITTNSIRQVFQRRILQRHMEAKSTPLFVPFVIADHPWVDTSTAAAVRIAMTIGAAEEPAKYEIGCVVNEDKQEEVEVKLIEVEKINHQLKAGPDLDSAVPLKANDGLYSPGVQLYGAGFIVDASQAAELRAQTAGEHVVIRAYLNGRDFMQSSRGVYVIDFFGMSVEEAKRANSAAFQRVIDYVKPERDQNRRASIREKWWRFGWERPVWRDASAGVSRFVATPETSKHRVFSFLDQDVLPDNMLTNIAVSDSAVLGVLSSRIHYQWALAAGGRLGVGNDPRYNKTRCFEPFPFPIASEPQQSRIRELGEQLDAHRKRQQEQHPKLTMTGMYNVLEKLRGGEELTDKERVIHEQGLVSVLKQIHDDLDTAVADAYGWPVDLPDEEILERLVALNHERAEEEKRGLVRWLRPEFQNPKGQNPDGKTQQTIATEETKAKPTKKGKAKVKKQPWPKTLSEQAAAVQGALAAIAAPADVKTVAAAFTRANKDRIGELLETLASLGRARRLDDGRFVAV; translated from the coding sequence ATGTACCGCTACGTGAACCCACGCAAGGCGGAGTGGCCTGCGGCAGATTATGTGGTGGGGAACCCGCCGTTTATTGGCGGTTGGATGATCCGGCAGGCCAACGGAGATGGCTACGTCGAAGCGCTCTGGAGCGTTCACGATCTACCTGAGAAGGCAGACTACGTGATGTACTGGTGGGATAAAGCCGCTGCTCTTACCCGCGAAGGAAAGCTACAACGCTTCGGATTCATCACTACGAACAGTATTAGGCAGGTCTTCCAACGGCGCATTCTGCAGCGTCACATGGAGGCCAAGAGCACCCCACTCTTTGTACCATTCGTGATTGCTGACCATCCGTGGGTGGATACTTCAACTGCTGCTGCGGTACGAATTGCGATGACGATAGGAGCCGCAGAAGAGCCAGCAAAATATGAAATCGGCTGCGTCGTCAATGAGGACAAGCAAGAAGAGGTGGAAGTCAAGCTGATTGAAGTTGAGAAAATCAATCATCAACTAAAAGCCGGCCCGGACCTTGATTCGGCAGTCCCTTTAAAGGCAAACGACGGGCTTTATTCTCCGGGCGTGCAGCTCTACGGAGCAGGCTTTATTGTCGACGCTAGCCAAGCTGCTGAACTGCGAGCTCAGACGGCAGGTGAACATGTAGTAATAAGAGCGTACCTCAATGGCCGTGACTTCATGCAGTCTTCGCGTGGAGTTTACGTGATCGACTTCTTTGGCATGTCTGTAGAAGAGGCGAAGCGTGCTAATTCCGCCGCGTTTCAGAGGGTGATTGACTATGTCAAGCCTGAGCGAGACCAGAATCGCCGAGCCTCGATACGTGAAAAATGGTGGCGATTTGGCTGGGAAAGACCCGTCTGGAGAGACGCATCTGCGGGTGTAAGCAGATTTGTCGCTACACCTGAAACATCGAAACACAGGGTCTTCTCATTTTTGGATCAGGATGTTCTGCCAGATAATATGCTGACGAATATTGCGGTATCTGATTCCGCTGTTCTCGGTGTTCTCTCAAGCCGCATCCATTATCAGTGGGCATTGGCTGCTGGTGGACGATTGGGTGTTGGTAATGATCCTCGATACAATAAAACACGCTGCTTTGAACCCTTTCCTTTCCCGATTGCGAGTGAGCCTCAGCAATCCCGCATTCGCGAGCTCGGCGAGCAGCTCGACGCCCACCGCAAGCGTCAGCAAGAGCAGCACCCGAAGCTGACGATGACCGGCATGTACAACGTGCTGGAGAAGCTCCGCGGCGGCGAGGAGCTCACGGACAAGGAACGCGTGATCCACGAGCAGGGGCTCGTCTCGGTGCTCAAGCAGATCCACGACGACTTGGACACGGCGGTGGCCGACGCTTACGGCTGGCCGGTTGATCTGCCCGACGAAGAGATCTTGGAGCGGCTCGTCGCGCTCAACCACGAGCGCGCCGAGGAGGAGAAACGCGGGCTGGTGCGCTGGCTGCGGCCCGAGTTCCAGAACCCCAAGGGGCAGAACCCGGACGGCAAGACGCAGCAGACGATCGCCACCGAGGAGACCAAGGCCAAGCCCACCAAGAAGGGCAAGGCGAAGGTCAAGAAGCAGCCGTGGCCCAAGACGCTCAGCGAGCAGGCGGCGGCCGTGCAGGGGGCGCTCGCCGCGATCGCCGCCCCGGCCGACGTGAAGACCGTCGCCGCCGCCTTCACCCGGGCGAACAAGGACCGCATCGGCGAGCTGCTCGAGACCTTGGCAAGCCTCGGCCGCGCGCGGCGGCTGGACGATGGTCGGTTCGTAGCGGTTTGA
- a CDS encoding type IIL restriction-modification enzyme MmeI, translating to MPQPTDNDPEEAKADAQAREFIARWRPSGGAERANYQLFLTELCDLLGVDHPEPAGPDGAENAYVFEKAIRFDNYDGTHSTKFADLYRRGCFVCETKQGVEERGDDAALSERGKQKQAAKKQGHGRRGSKAHDKALRQAHTQAEQYARHLSADEGRPPLLMVVDVGHVIELYSEFSQTGGAYVAFPDPQSHKIALEDLAEAETRERLRLVWTDPLALDPSRRSAKVTREIADSLAKLAKRLEAAGHAPEEVAQFLMRCLFTMFAEDVGLLQEKPSQERRDPFTTLLKSLDDPAHFVPVVESLWQTMDKGGFSTDLREKLIRFNGGLFESQAALPLDRDQLELLIEAAEANWSDVEPAIFGTLLERALDPVERHKLGAHYTPRAYVERLVVPTVVEPLRAEWDAALAAALTLLDDGDESGALKELNRFHDRLCEVRVLDPACGSGNFLYVVLEHLKRLEGEVFAACDEVAGGRQMLLESGHTVDPHQLLGIELNPRAAAIAELVLWIGYLQWHFRTRGKVRPPEPVIKNFGNIECRDAVPPTTAAKKCWATTASRSRSGMAAPPSPTRSPARRCRTSRCGSRCTAT from the coding sequence ATGCCGCAACCGACTGACAACGACCCCGAAGAAGCCAAAGCCGATGCCCAGGCGCGCGAGTTCATCGCCCGCTGGCGCCCCTCGGGCGGGGCCGAGCGGGCCAACTACCAGCTGTTCCTCACCGAGCTGTGCGACCTGCTTGGCGTGGACCACCCCGAGCCGGCCGGGCCGGACGGCGCCGAGAACGCCTACGTCTTCGAGAAGGCGATCCGGTTCGACAACTACGACGGCACGCACTCGACGAAGTTCGCCGACCTTTACCGGCGGGGCTGCTTCGTTTGCGAGACCAAGCAAGGGGTCGAAGAGCGCGGCGACGACGCGGCCCTCTCCGAGCGCGGCAAGCAGAAGCAGGCCGCCAAGAAACAGGGCCACGGCCGCCGCGGCAGCAAGGCGCACGACAAGGCGCTGCGCCAGGCGCACACCCAGGCCGAGCAATACGCCCGCCACCTCAGCGCCGACGAGGGCCGCCCGCCGCTCTTGATGGTCGTCGACGTCGGCCACGTGATCGAGCTCTACAGCGAGTTCAGCCAGACCGGCGGCGCCTACGTGGCGTTCCCCGACCCGCAGTCGCACAAGATCGCGCTGGAGGACCTGGCCGAGGCCGAGACGCGCGAGCGGTTGCGTCTCGTCTGGACTGACCCGCTGGCGCTCGACCCGTCGCGTCGCAGCGCGAAGGTCACGCGCGAGATCGCCGACAGCCTGGCCAAGCTCGCCAAGCGGCTCGAGGCGGCGGGACACGCGCCCGAGGAGGTCGCCCAGTTCCTCATGCGGTGCCTGTTCACCATGTTCGCCGAGGACGTCGGCTTGCTGCAGGAGAAGCCGAGCCAAGAGCGCCGCGACCCGTTCACCACGCTGCTCAAGTCTCTCGACGACCCCGCGCACTTCGTGCCGGTGGTCGAGTCGCTGTGGCAAACGATGGACAAGGGCGGGTTCTCGACCGACTTGCGCGAAAAACTGATCCGGTTCAACGGCGGGCTGTTCGAGTCCCAGGCCGCCCTGCCGCTCGACCGCGACCAGCTCGAACTGCTGATCGAAGCAGCCGAGGCGAACTGGAGCGATGTCGAGCCCGCCATCTTCGGCACGCTGCTCGAAAGGGCCCTCGACCCGGTCGAGCGGCACAAGCTGGGCGCCCACTACACGCCGCGGGCCTACGTCGAGCGGCTGGTCGTTCCCACGGTGGTCGAACCGTTGCGGGCCGAGTGGGACGCCGCCCTGGCCGCCGCCCTCACGCTGCTCGACGACGGCGACGAGTCGGGCGCCCTCAAGGAGCTGAACCGATTCCACGACCGGCTCTGCGAGGTGCGGGTGCTCGACCCGGCCTGCGGCAGCGGCAACTTCTTGTACGTCGTGCTCGAGCACCTCAAGCGGCTCGAGGGCGAGGTGTTCGCTGCCTGCGACGAGGTGGCCGGCGGCCGGCAGATGCTGCTCGAGAGCGGCCACACGGTCGACCCGCACCAGTTGTTGGGGATCGAGCTCAACCCGCGCGCCGCGGCGATCGCCGAACTGGTCCTCTGGATCGGCTACCTGCAGTGGCACTTCCGCACGCGCGGCAAGGTGCGGCCGCCGGAGCCGGTGATCAAGAATTTTGGCAACATCGAGTGCCGCGACGCGGTGCCGCCTACGACGGCCGCGAAGAAGTGCTGGGCGACAACGGCGAGCCGGTCACGATCTGGGATGGCCGCACCACCAAGCCCCACCCGGTCACCGGCGAGGAGGTGCCGGACGAGTCGGTGCGGATCCCGATGTACCGCTACGTGA
- a CDS encoding DUF4268 domain-containing protein gives MPDYPLGRLDKIEARNIWVDEARDFTPWLASEENIGLLGDAIGYELEVVAQEKSVGPFKADILCRETLNGQYVLIENQLEKTDHGHLGQLLTYAAGLHAVTVVWVAVRFTNEHRAALDWLNEITAEEFRFFGLEIELWRIGESPCAPKLNIVCKPNDWTAEVGRSARASSEEELSDTKRLQLEYWTKFWDYVRTSDSELRGTRALPQHWNNLPIGRTGFRLVAIMNTQSGYIQVEIYCHDDNALQHFHQLLESQSEIEAELGHELDWQELPGRQASRIAYARSVVSFSDRSLWPEQHEWLRTHLEAFDRVFRKRIRGLNANDFEAEDGDAEESAEKTP, from the coding sequence ATGCCTGACTATCCTCTGGGGCGGCTCGACAAGATCGAGGCCCGCAATATCTGGGTCGACGAGGCCCGCGACTTCACGCCTTGGCTCGCTTCAGAGGAGAACATCGGCCTGCTGGGCGACGCCATCGGCTACGAGCTCGAGGTCGTGGCCCAGGAGAAGAGCGTCGGGCCGTTCAAGGCGGACATCCTCTGCCGCGAGACGCTCAATGGCCAGTACGTGCTGATCGAGAACCAGCTCGAGAAAACCGACCATGGCCATCTGGGGCAATTGCTCACCTACGCGGCCGGCCTGCACGCGGTGACCGTGGTGTGGGTGGCGGTCCGCTTCACGAACGAGCACCGCGCGGCGCTCGACTGGCTCAATGAGATCACGGCCGAGGAGTTCCGCTTCTTCGGCCTCGAGATCGAGCTGTGGCGGATCGGCGAATCGCCCTGCGCGCCGAAGCTGAACATCGTCTGCAAGCCGAACGACTGGACCGCCGAAGTGGGACGCTCGGCGCGGGCCAGCAGCGAGGAAGAGCTGAGCGACACGAAGCGGTTGCAGCTGGAGTACTGGACCAAGTTTTGGGACTACGTTCGAACTAGCGACTCGGAGCTGAGGGGGACCAGGGCGTTGCCACAGCACTGGAACAACCTGCCGATTGGACGCACCGGGTTTCGGCTCGTTGCGATTATGAACACGCAGTCCGGATATATCCAAGTGGAGATTTACTGCCACGACGACAATGCTCTGCAGCATTTTCACCAATTGCTCGAGTCGCAATCCGAGATCGAAGCTGAGCTTGGGCATGAGCTTGATTGGCAAGAGCTGCCTGGTCGCCAGGCGAGTCGCATTGCCTACGCGAGGTCGGTAGTGAGTTTTAGTGATCGAAGCCTTTGGCCCGAGCAGCATGAGTGGCTCCGCACGCACCTCGAGGCTTTCGATCGTGTGTTCCGCAAACGCATCCGCGGGCTCAACGCAAACGATTTCGAGGCCGAGGACGGTGACGCCGAGGAGTCCGCTGAAAAAACGCCGTGA
- a CDS encoding helix-turn-helix transcriptional regulator, which translates to MSTDLARYLKRAEGAAYIGVSLRTLDALLAEGEIPKIGVGSRVVLDRADLDQFMAGRKSAAAQTKA; encoded by the coding sequence ATGTCTACTGACTTGGCCCGTTATCTGAAACGAGCCGAAGGCGCCGCCTACATCGGCGTCAGTCTTCGAACCCTCGACGCCCTGCTTGCCGAGGGCGAGATCCCCAAGATCGGGGTGGGCAGCCGCGTGGTGCTCGACCGTGCGGACCTCGATCAATTCATGGCGGGCCGGAAGTCGGCCGCCGCGCAAACAAAAGCCTGA